The segment TTTGGCTAGCACCAAATCATCACGCCCCCAAGCGGCGTAAATCTTATTGGTGCCACCGAAGTTCTTGATCATCGATTTAAGCACTTCCGCCAATGGGCGACCTTGCTTCTCAATCTTACGCGGAGTAATGCCTGTCAGTTCCGCGCAAAACAGCGAAACTTCATCATGCTCTGGTCTAACATAATATTGGGCGCGTTTAACTATTTCACCTTTAACCAGATCGATCTCTGCTAAACCAATTTCTATGATTTCGCCTGTGGTGCCAACACCATTTTCGTTCCAGCAACACATTTCTAGATCGAAACAAACTATACGGTTGTGATTCATAACTCGCCCGGTAGGTTGTAACTAAGGGGCAAAATTTTACCGCAAAGCGTTAGCCAACCCAAGTCTAACCACAATAGAATCATGACTGTTCGTCGACTTCTTGGGCAATTGTGACGCAATTTCGCCCCGCTTCCTTGCTTAAATAGAGCTGCGCATCAGCAAGTTGCATGATTTGCTCAGCATCTTCATCTTTACGAATTACTGCACCAATGCTCAAAGTGCACGTCACGGCATGTGTACCAATCTGCGTGGTATGGTCACACATCGCTTGGCGAATACCCTCCAAATAGCGACGTAATTCTTCAACATCAACCAGGCTGCTAATAATACAAAACTCATCACCACCAAGACGAACCAAATGATCATCAGGGTGCAAATAACGTTTTACGGTATTTGCCACATGCGCAAGCACTTGATCGCCACCAGGGTGACCGTAACTATCGTTAATACTCTTAAACTTATCAATGTCGAAGCCAGCAAGAGCAAACGGGCGATCCTCTTCAATCGCATTAGCAATTAAGTCATTAAACGCACGTCGGTTATAAATGCCGGTCAGCGCATCGTGATTAACCATAAATCGTAGTTCTTCTGTACGATCCTCTAATAATGATTCAAGGTGCGACTGCGCTCTAACTTGCAAAAACATGATGTAACTAAGCAATAGAGCAATAACAAAACCACCGATGGTAATGGCTGAGAGAACAAGTTGATCGTTCACGGTAATGTCTTCAGTCAAACGAAAGCAAATACGCCACTCACGATTAGGTAATTCAATCTTGGTCGAAATTTCATAGCCCGAGGATTGCTGCCAGTTTTTACTTTCAAACAATACTGGGTCATCTTCCGCATCAAAGCCGAGATCAACCACACGCACTTCCAGCTGCGTTTTCGCTGCAGTGCGCGTCATTAAACCATCGAAATAACTTGAAGTGCGAATAACACCAATCACCACCCCAATTAAATTTTGATCATTGTTACGGTCAAACACTGGATGGTAAACCAAGATGCCATCTTTTTTAGTGGCTTTGTCATGACCATCTTGTAGCAGGCGGACTTTATCGGAAACACTGACTTTTTGGTGTGCGCGTATATTATCGAGAATCAATTGAAAACGCATACGGGCATCATAAAAGCCCAGTACCTTTTGGTTTACTGGATTGACAGGGTAAATATCGCGGGCAACATAAATCGGTTCACCTGCGGGCATGATATAGCCGTAAGTTAACGATTTATCTTTGGGAACCGTATAAAGCTCAAACTCTGGGTTTTCCTGACGAGCTTGCGCTAAAAATTGTGGAATATCTTTCTTTTCGACTTTTTGCATCCATTGCAAAGTAATCAGGGTATTCGAGTCAGCGATTACCTCATTAGCAAAGGTTTGAAACTGCCCCCATTGAGATGGGTCAACAGAATAAAAAAAGTTCGCTCCAGCGCCAATTTGATCTAAATCGTTATCAATAAATTCTTTGAGTATTTCGGTTTGTCGTTCCGCTAAACTCTCAAATATGCGTTTGCCGTAGCTGAGCTGCATCTGGTATGAGTAAACCGCAACGAGAAAAGTAACGAGCATCGCGACTAAAAATACCAGAGAACTGTACAGCCATTTTTTATCCATTTTCATCTTCATTATATTTATATTTATCGTTTTAACTTCCTATCGTTATAGTAACTCCTACCACTTTAGTACTAAAACACCTCGTAGCCATATTTCAGCCAATTTTGCTAATTAACCAAGGTTTTATCGCAGAGTGAGAATTTACTTTGCCTAAAAAAAAATCAACCAGTGCTGTCTATACTGTTTCTTATACGTTTTGTGCGAGATTCTGCGCTTGAATGTGTTACCATCCACCCCAATTTACTTATGATTACTGGCTATTAGCCCAAGTGACGCTTTTAGCAGAACTTGAACTCTAACCTATTAAAGAGAATTGTCATGACGTTCGATTTACAAATGATTCCTCAAACGTTCGATATGCTGCACGCAGGTCTTGCTGCATCAAGTGTTCTATTACTTCTTGTCGCGGTGTCGCGCAAATCCAAAGTGATTGAGAAAGTGGTCGAAAAACCGGTTGAGAAAATCGTTGAGGTTGAAAAACCAGTCGAAAAGATCGTTGAAGTAGAAAAGATTGTTGAAGTTGAAAAAGTGATTGAAAAAGTTGTTGAAGTTGAATCAAAACTTGCAACAGCAAACACAGATTCAGCGATGCAGCTACTTTCTATCATGCAACAAGAAGCGCGCTTAATTGACTTCCTAAAAGAAGACCTGACGTCATTCTCTGATGAAGAAGTTGGCGCTGCGGCTCGCGTTATCCACACTGGCGGTCAAAAAGTACTGGCTGACTACGTAACGCTTGAGCACATTCGTAACGAAGAAGAAGAAACTCGCATTACAGTTGAAGAAGGTTTCAACCCACAGCAAGTACGCCTAACAGGCAATGTGACTGGTCAAGCTCCGTTTAGCGGCACGCTAGTACACAAAGGCTGGAAAGCGACTGATATGAAGCTGCCAAAATTGGCTGAAAACTATGACGCTTCTGTAATTGCACCAGCTGAGGTAGAGCTGTAATGGAACACCAACAAACAACTGAATCTGTAGCAACTGAACAGACTCATCCAGCATTTAGCGTTGGTATTGACTTAGGTACCACGCACTGTGTGATGTCTTTCCTAGACACTCGCAACGAAGACGCGCAAGTTGAAGTGATGGCAATCCCTCAACTCACCGCGCCAGGTACTGTGGAAACTCGCAGCCAACTTGGCTCGTTCCTATACCAACCACACGAACATGAGATGGACGCATCATCTCGAGTACTGCCTTGGTCAACCGAGCCAAAAGCACTGGTTGGTGCTATTGCTCGTAACCTCGGTTCTAAAACGCCAATTCGTTTAATCGCGAGTGCGAAATCATGGCTTTGCCATGGTGGTGTCAACCGCCGTGATGCTTTCCTTCCTGCGGGCAGCCCAGAAGAAGTAGAAAAAGTATCGCCACTACGTGCAACTGAGCTGTACCTAGAGCATCTAACTGCTGCATGGAATCACGCCCACCCAAATGATCCGCTGCAAGAGCAAGATGTAACTATCACTGTTCCTGCATCATTTGACCCAGCAGCACGCGATTTAACCGCAGAAGCGGCGCGTAATGTTGGTCTTGCGCACCTTACTTTACTAGAAGAGCCACAAGCGGCACTTTACAACTGGATCGACAACAGCGGCGACAAATGGCGCGAACAAGTTGTCGTCGGTGATATCGTACTTGTAGTCGATATCGGTGGTGGTACCACTGACCTTTCTTTGGTTGAAGTAACTGAAGAAGATGGCAATCTAACGCTTAACCGTATTGCAGTAGGTGAACATATCCTACTGGGCGGTGACAACATGGATCTCGCGCTGGCTTACCGCCTAAAAATGAAACTGGCGCAAGAAGGCAAAGAGCTGCAACCATGGCAAGTTCAAGCGATGACTCACGCGTGTCGCGATGCAAAAGAAGCACTGCTTAACGATGCAGAGTTGCAATCAGTGCCAATCGTAGTACCAAGCCGTGGTTCAAAACTGCTTGGCGCAACGCTGAAAACTGAGCTAACCCAGCAAGAAGTACAACAAACTCTGGTTGATGGCTTCTTCCCGAAAGTGGCGATCACGGAGCACCCGGTACAACGTAACCGCGGCGCATTGACGCAAATGGGTCTGCCTTATGCACAAGACGCTGGCATTACTCGTCATATTGCAGCTTTCCTATCTAAGCAAGCTAATGCATTGTCTGTTTCAGGAAATGGCGACGCTGCACCAGCGCAAGAGTACAACCCATTTGCTGGCATGCCAGGTATGGGTGGTGAAGCGCCATCAGCGGACTTTATCAAACCAACAGCGATTCTATTCAACGGTGGTGTGCTTAAGTCAACGTTGCTATCAAACCGCTTAGAAGAAACGATTGGTGAGTGGCTGATTGACGCGGAAGCTGAGCTACCAAAACGCCTAACCGGCACTGATTTAGATCTTGCTGTGGCAAGCGGTGCTTCATACTACGGCTCTGTACGTCGTGGACAAGGTGTTCGTATTCGCGGTGGTATCGCATCAAGCTACTACGTGGGTATTGAAAGCGCGATGCCAGCGATTCCAGGCATGGCACCACCAATGGAAGCGCTTTGTGTGGCACCATTTGGCATGGAAGAAGGCTCAAGTGTTGATGTACCAAGCCAAGAGTTTGGTCTTATTATCGGTCAACCGGTTAACTTCCAATTCTTCGGTTCAACAGTACGTCGTGATGATCTAGCAGGTACTCACCTTGATTACTGGGCGCCAGAAGAGCTTGAAGAGCTACCTGAGATTCAAGTAACGCTGCCAGTATCCGAAGGTCGCCGTGAAGGTGAAGTGGTTCCAGTAACCCTAGCCTCTCGTGTAACCGAGCTTGGCACGCTATACCTTGAAGCGATTGCCGCAGACAACGGTCAAAAATGGCACGTTGAGTTTGACGTCCGCGAAGACGCGAAAAACGACGCAAACGAAGAACAATAAAAGACAATCTAACGGCATCCAATCGGGTGCCGTTTTTTGAATACACGAAGGTTTGTAATGGCATCTCCTCGTTTTCTCGTTGGTATTGACCTTGGTACCACCAATACTGTGGTGGCTTACTGTGAAATTACTGACGACCTACAACAATCCGAAGTCTCCCTATTTGCTATCGACCAGCTGATTGGCGCTGGTGAAGTGGTGCGTAAGCCGCTCCTGCCCTCTTTTCGTTACCATCCGGCTGTTGGGCAAATCTCACCAAGCGATCTCACCCTGCCTTGGCAAAACCAGCCAGTTGCCGGTGATATTGAACATGTGATCATTGGTGAATGGGCACGAGAGTTGGGCGCCAAAGTCGAAGGTCGCCAAGTTTCCAGTGCAAAAAGCTGGCTATCACACCAAGCGGTTGACCGCAGCTCAGATATTCTGCCTTGGGCAGGCGCTAGCGATGTTGAGAAAGTCTCACCGGTAGTCGCCAGTGCCAGCTACTTAAATCACATCCGCCAAGCGTGGAACTACCGTAACCCAAGCAACAAACTCGAAGACCAAGATGTGGTTGTGACAGTGCCAGCCTCATTTGATGAGACGGCGCGAAAACTCACCTTGGAAGCAGCAGCACTGGCAGGCTTAAATAAAATCGTCTTGCTTGAAGAACCGCAGGCTGTTTGTTACGACTGGTACGCTCGCCACCAGCAAACCGCTGCCGATGAACTGAAACAACTACCGCTGATTTTGGTGTGTGACGTGGGCGGTGGTACCACCGACTTAAGTTTGATTGAAGCCAGTTTTGCTGCCGACAATGGCGATGAGCTCGCACTGAACCGTATTGGCGTGGGCGAGCACCTTATGCTTGGTGGTGATAACCTCGACCTAGCCCTGGCTCACCTTGCGGAAAGTCGCTTCAATCAAAATAAGAAGCTTAATGCAGCCAGCCTTACCAAGCTGATTCAGCAAACGCGCAAAGCAAAAGAAAACCTGCTGTCAGCTAACGCACCTGAGCAAGTGAAAATCACTATGCTTGGTAGCGGTTCGAAGCTGCTTGGCGGCACTAAAAGTATCGATTTGAACAAAGCCGAAGTGCACCAAATCGCACTGGATGGCTTCTTCCCTATCAGCGATTTTGCTGAACTGCCAGATAAACGCCGCAGCGCGGTGGTTGAGTTCGGTCTGCCTTACGTGGCAGATCCGGCGGTCAGTAAGCATGTGGCGGAGTTCTTAACTCAGCATCAGCAAGTGTCTCGCGCAGCGCTGGGCATTGAAGATGACAAACAAACCGCGATTCCAGTCGGCTTGTTGCTTAACGGTGGTGTATTCAACAGTGAACTCATTACCGATCGCGTCACTACCTTACTAGAAAACTGGCGCGGCGGTGACATCACTGTACTCGATAACCCACACCCAGATTGGTCAGTAGCACTCGGTGCGGTCGCCTTTGGTAAAGCTCGCCGTGGTGCGCAGCTTAAAATCGGTGGCGGCGCGGCGCGCTCTTACTTCTTGCATCTACAAGAGAAAAACAAGCTTGGTAAAGCGCTCTGTTTACTGGCTAAAGGCACTGAAGAAGGTCAAGAGATCCGCTTAAGTGGTCGCCGTTTCTCGCTAACACTTGGCGAGCCAGTACGCTTTAATTTGCTGACATCGACTCACGATACGCTTAGCAATCAGACCGCAATCCAAAACGGTGTGATGGTTAACGTCGATCCAGACCTATTCCAGCCACTGCCACCTTATATTTCGACCTTGGACAGCGAAGGGGTGGAACTGCACGCCAACCAAAAAGAGCGCGTTGAAGTCCTACTTGCTTGTCAACTTACCGAAGTGGGCACCTTGAAGATGGAGTGCGTTTCAACTCAGGACGAGAGCAAACGCTGGGCGCTGGAATTTGAAGTGCGTAACCAACAAGCTGCCGAAGAAGAGCAGGATCTGCACCCGCGTTTAAGCGAGTGTAAAGAGCTGATTAGCCGTATCTACAGCGCCAATAAAAAGAGTGCTGAAAACAACGAAATCAAGACGCTGGCTAAAGATCTGGAAAAACGCCTTGGTCAGCGTGATGAATGGGACTTCACTACATTACGCCAACTGTTTGATGCTTTTGCCACCGGTCGTAAACGTCGTCGTCGCTCTGAGCAACATGAGAAAAACTGGCTACGACTGGCTGGCTTCTCACTTCGCCCGGGCTTTGGTGATGCCACCGATGGCTGGCGCATCGAACAGGTGTGGAGCCTATACCAACAGGGTATCCAGTTTAAAAACCATCAAGGTTGGACAGACTGGTGGGTGTTCTGGCGCCGCATTGCCGGCGGCTTAAATCAAGAGCAGCAAGAAACCATCCTGGCAGATATCGCCAAATATCTGCACCCTGGTGCGATGAAAAACCCACAATCTGCCAAAGCGGCGCAAGATATGGGTTATGAATCGATGGTACGTCTATCAGCCTCCTTAGAGCAATTGGATGTGGAAGATAAAGTGCTGCTGAGCAGTTGGTTCTTAAGTAAAGCCATCAACCACAATCAGTTCCAACAAGCGCACTGGTGGGCGTTAGGTCGCCTTGCGTCGCGTACGCCACTTTATGGCAGCCAACACAATGTGGTGAGCCGTGAGCAAGCGGAACAATGGCTACCTAAGATACTCGAGCAAAACTGGCAGAAAGAGCCGATGATTGCCTTCGCGGCGGTCATGATTTGTCGTAAAACGGGCGATCGCCTGTTCGATATTTCTGATGACTACCGCCAGCAAGTATTGGCAAAGCTTAAACAGAGCAAAGTGCCGGAATCATGGCTAGAGTTGGTTGCTGAAGTCAAAGAGCTGTCTGCAACTGAGTCAAAACGTGTCTTTGGTGATGCCCTGCCAAGCGGCTTAACCTTAGTCAATCATTAATCAAAACCTAAGCCACCTGTTTGACATATTTGTAAACTAGGTGGCTTTTGTTTATCCATCAGTTAGAATAAACCCGGATTGGATAAAGGTAGTGCATTGATGCAGAAAACAAATCGACAGTTACTGATCGCTCTGTTTAGCGCGTTTTGCTTGTTATGGCTAAGCGCAATCAATGCCGTACAAGCGAGCACGACACTACCCAACCACCAGCCGATGAGCGAGCCAAACCCCACCGTTACCGAAGTCACGCAAGTTTGCCCTGAGCAAGAAAGTTCATCACCGCACACCTCTCATCATGCCAAAGTAGAGCATCAAAGCTGCTCCTCATTTTGCGTGATGAAAATACCCTTTGAGCCGAGCCATCATGCGCTGCAAATCGCGCCTAGTGCCATCGCGCTCATTGGACAAGAGCAAATAGCCAAAGCGATCAGCCGTGTTCAAACCCTATTTCGTCCTCCGATTCACTTAGCCCTAATCGACTCCTTTCATGCTTAACGCATGCGCATTAAATCAAGTTAACTATTAGGAACTAAATCATGAAGAAAATTTTTGCCCTATTCGCCTCGCTCGCGGTTGCTTTTTCAGTACAAGCAACAACTTTCACTGAAGGTGATTACTATACGGTTATCGATCAACCAAAAGCAGACCAGCCGACCGTTACTGAGTACTTCTCTTTCTACTGCCCGCACTGCTACCAGTTCGAATCAATCGTTAAAAACCTCAAGCCAGCACTGGCTGACGATGTCACGTTTGAAAAAGTGCATGTTGGTTTTATGGGCGGTCCGATGGCTGAGCCTATGGTCAAGGCTTACGCGACTATGGTGCAGCTACAAGTCGAAGACAGCATGGTTCCAAAGATGTTTGAGCAAATCCACATCCTACGCAAAGCACCACAAAACGAAGAGCAACTGCGTGAAGTGTTCACGAAAAACGGTGTCAGTGCTAGCGCGTTTGACCTGGCTTACAACAGCAATGCCGTTGAAGAAAAACTGGAAGAATACAACGAACGCTTTAAAGACAGCACGCTACGCGGTGTGCCTGCGGTGGTGGTTAACAACAAATACATTGTGGTGGCGAACAAAGTTAAAAGCTTTGACGAGTACAACCAGTTAGTCAATTACCTACTGACTCTGTAACAACCACTCAACTATCTAAGCCAGAGCATCGCTCTGGCTTTTACTTTGACGGAAACGATTTATGAATTTAGAGCACTTTGACGCCATCTATCAACGAGCAGCAGAGCGTAAAGGTGGCGAAGCGCAACTCGAAGCGATGCTCAGCACCCCACTGAGCAAAGAAGCACTGGCGGCTATTCCAGATGATCGTTGGTTGTCTGCATTCTCAATGAAAGTGTTCCAAAGTGGCATGAGTTGGAAAGTAGTTCGCAATAAATGGTCAAACTTTGAAGAGCTATTTTTCGGCTTTAAAATCGGACCACTGTTGATGTTATCCGATGAACAGTGGGAAGCGAAATCGACCGATAAACGCATTATTCGCCACCACAGTAAAGTGATGTCTATCGCCGCTAATGCGCAGATGATTTATGAAGCGGGTATCGCTCATGGCTCATTCGCAACCACGGTAGCAAACTGGTCTAGTGACGATATCACTGGACTGTGGCTCTATCTGAAAAAGCATGGTCAACGTTTGGGGGGTAATACAGGTCCTTATTCGCTGCGCCAAATGGGTGTGGATACCTTTATTCTCTCTGGTGATGTAGAAGCCTACTTACGCAGCTACAAAATTATCGAAGGCGGTAAAGACACCAAACGCTCACTTGCTCAGTGCAATCAAGCCTTTGCTCATTGGCAGCAACAAAGCGGTCGAAGTCTCACCCACATCAGCCAAATCATTGCATTTAGCTGCGGTGATAATCGCCTGTAATTCGGATCTCTATCGCGCCTCTTTGCACTTCTTTACACTAGAAGTGCAAAAGGCATGATGAATGTTCAGATTCCATTCATTATTCCCAGTTAAAATCGCCTTATCAAAACCTGTTAATCTCTATTATGCGTAAATTACTGGCTTTACTTCTTCCACTGGTCACTGTGGCATGTTCTTCCAATCAAACTCACCCGCTCTATACCCCATCAAACATAGAGCCGGTCACTAGTTATGATTCCTTTGACTCTTACGTTGAGCAAACTAAACAACAGCTACTCGCTAATCGCTACTTTCTGACTCAAGACAAGCAGGCAGAATTACAAGCGAATCTGCCCGCGGAATTAAAACCAAGTGATGCGAACAAAAACAACAAAGGTATCTT is part of the Vibrio ponticus genome and harbors:
- a CDS encoding thiol:disulfide interchange protein DsbA/DsbL produces the protein MKKIFALFASLAVAFSVQATTFTEGDYYTVIDQPKADQPTVTEYFSFYCPHCYQFESIVKNLKPALADDVTFEKVHVGFMGGPMAEPMVKAYATMVQLQVEDSMVPKMFEQIHILRKAPQNEEQLREVFTKNGVSASAFDLAYNSNAVEEKLEEYNERFKDSTLRGVPAVVVNNKYIVVANKVKSFDEYNQLVNYLLTL
- a CDS encoding sensor domain-containing diguanylate cyclase produces the protein MDKKWLYSSLVFLVAMLVTFLVAVYSYQMQLSYGKRIFESLAERQTEILKEFIDNDLDQIGAGANFFYSVDPSQWGQFQTFANEVIADSNTLITLQWMQKVEKKDIPQFLAQARQENPEFELYTVPKDKSLTYGYIMPAGEPIYVARDIYPVNPVNQKVLGFYDARMRFQLILDNIRAHQKVSVSDKVRLLQDGHDKATKKDGILVYHPVFDRNNDQNLIGVVIGVIRTSSYFDGLMTRTAAKTQLEVRVVDLGFDAEDDPVLFESKNWQQSSGYEISTKIELPNREWRICFRLTEDITVNDQLVLSAITIGGFVIALLLSYIMFLQVRAQSHLESLLEDRTEELRFMVNHDALTGIYNRRAFNDLIANAIEEDRPFALAGFDIDKFKSINDSYGHPGGDQVLAHVANTVKRYLHPDDHLVRLGGDEFCIISSLVDVEELRRYLEGIRQAMCDHTTQIGTHAVTCTLSIGAVIRKDEDAEQIMQLADAQLYLSKEAGRNCVTIAQEVDEQS
- a CDS encoding DUF2760 domain-containing protein, with translation MTFDLQMIPQTFDMLHAGLAASSVLLLLVAVSRKSKVIEKVVEKPVEKIVEVEKPVEKIVEVEKIVEVEKVIEKVVEVESKLATANTDSAMQLLSIMQQEARLIDFLKEDLTSFSDEEVGAAARVIHTGGQKVLADYVTLEHIRNEEEETRITVEEGFNPQQVRLTGNVTGQAPFSGTLVHKGWKATDMKLPKLAENYDASVIAPAEVEL
- a CDS encoding 3'-5' exonuclease, whose translation is MNHNRIVCFDLEMCCWNENGVGTTGEIIEIGLAEIDLVKGEIVKRAQYYVRPEHDEVSLFCAELTGITPRKIEKQGRPLAEVLKSMIKNFGGTNKIYAAWGRDDLVLAKECADKGLEMPFNEYINLATLYRIQNRLKDKRIGHKAAQEAKNIEWEGRQHSGYVDAYNLAKLALTMF
- a CDS encoding Hsp70 family protein, coding for MASPRFLVGIDLGTTNTVVAYCEITDDLQQSEVSLFAIDQLIGAGEVVRKPLLPSFRYHPAVGQISPSDLTLPWQNQPVAGDIEHVIIGEWARELGAKVEGRQVSSAKSWLSHQAVDRSSDILPWAGASDVEKVSPVVASASYLNHIRQAWNYRNPSNKLEDQDVVVTVPASFDETARKLTLEAAALAGLNKIVLLEEPQAVCYDWYARHQQTAADELKQLPLILVCDVGGGTTDLSLIEASFAADNGDELALNRIGVGEHLMLGGDNLDLALAHLAESRFNQNKKLNAASLTKLIQQTRKAKENLLSANAPEQVKITMLGSGSKLLGGTKSIDLNKAEVHQIALDGFFPISDFAELPDKRRSAVVEFGLPYVADPAVSKHVAEFLTQHQQVSRAALGIEDDKQTAIPVGLLLNGGVFNSELITDRVTTLLENWRGGDITVLDNPHPDWSVALGAVAFGKARRGAQLKIGGGAARSYFLHLQEKNKLGKALCLLAKGTEEGQEIRLSGRRFSLTLGEPVRFNLLTSTHDTLSNQTAIQNGVMVNVDPDLFQPLPPYISTLDSEGVELHANQKERVEVLLACQLTEVGTLKMECVSTQDESKRWALEFEVRNQQAAEEEQDLHPRLSECKELISRIYSANKKSAENNEIKTLAKDLEKRLGQRDEWDFTTLRQLFDAFATGRKRRRRSEQHEKNWLRLAGFSLRPGFGDATDGWRIEQVWSLYQQGIQFKNHQGWTDWWVFWRRIAGGLNQEQQETILADIAKYLHPGAMKNPQSAKAAQDMGYESMVRLSASLEQLDVEDKVLLSSWFLSKAINHNQFQQAHWWALGRLASRTPLYGSQHNVVSREQAEQWLPKILEQNWQKEPMIAFAAVMICRKTGDRLFDISDDYRQQVLAKLKQSKVPESWLELVAEVKELSATESKRVFGDALPSGLTLVNH
- a CDS encoding Hsp70 family protein gives rise to the protein MEHQQTTESVATEQTHPAFSVGIDLGTTHCVMSFLDTRNEDAQVEVMAIPQLTAPGTVETRSQLGSFLYQPHEHEMDASSRVLPWSTEPKALVGAIARNLGSKTPIRLIASAKSWLCHGGVNRRDAFLPAGSPEEVEKVSPLRATELYLEHLTAAWNHAHPNDPLQEQDVTITVPASFDPAARDLTAEAARNVGLAHLTLLEEPQAALYNWIDNSGDKWREQVVVGDIVLVVDIGGGTTDLSLVEVTEEDGNLTLNRIAVGEHILLGGDNMDLALAYRLKMKLAQEGKELQPWQVQAMTHACRDAKEALLNDAELQSVPIVVPSRGSKLLGATLKTELTQQEVQQTLVDGFFPKVAITEHPVQRNRGALTQMGLPYAQDAGITRHIAAFLSKQANALSVSGNGDAAPAQEYNPFAGMPGMGGEAPSADFIKPTAILFNGGVLKSTLLSNRLEETIGEWLIDAEAELPKRLTGTDLDLAVASGASYYGSVRRGQGVRIRGGIASSYYVGIESAMPAIPGMAPPMEALCVAPFGMEEGSSVDVPSQEFGLIIGQPVNFQFFGSTVRRDDLAGTHLDYWAPEELEELPEIQVTLPVSEGRREGEVVPVTLASRVTELGTLYLEAIAADNGQKWHVEFDVREDAKNDANEEQ
- a CDS encoding DNA-3-methyladenine glycosylase I — translated: MNLEHFDAIYQRAAERKGGEAQLEAMLSTPLSKEALAAIPDDRWLSAFSMKVFQSGMSWKVVRNKWSNFEELFFGFKIGPLLMLSDEQWEAKSTDKRIIRHHSKVMSIAANAQMIYEAGIAHGSFATTVANWSSDDITGLWLYLKKHGQRLGGNTGPYSLRQMGVDTFILSGDVEAYLRSYKIIEGGKDTKRSLAQCNQAFAHWQQQSGRSLTHISQIIAFSCGDNRL